From Pyxidicoccus xibeiensis, the proteins below share one genomic window:
- a CDS encoding AraC family transcriptional regulator, translating into MNDVSGDNVVPVSRFWRDDRLPFIEAREVHDGRKVCYAKHFHETFSIGVITGGQSTYLNQTARRRVGPGAVVVMNPGDVHACNPIEDQPWSYRMLYVDTRWLASLQHELGLDANQGYHPFARILTTEPGLYAAFNQLYDVLTAPDAEPLQQQSAAVAFFTQTQQHLNPSASPLRQANARLERAADFISDNCTRPLKLEDVCQAAELSASYLIRAFKKRYGMTPHAYLVNQRIQFARAQLRRGHGIAEVAHEAGFADQAHLQRAFKQLLAATPGQYQAPSKALARTGAGRQRSR; encoded by the coding sequence ATGAACGATGTGAGCGGTGACAACGTGGTGCCGGTCTCCCGCTTCTGGCGCGATGACCGGCTGCCCTTCATCGAGGCGCGCGAGGTCCACGACGGGCGCAAGGTCTGCTACGCGAAGCATTTCCACGAGACCTTCTCCATCGGCGTCATCACCGGCGGGCAGAGCACCTACCTGAACCAGACCGCCCGCAGGAGGGTGGGGCCCGGGGCCGTGGTGGTGATGAATCCGGGCGATGTCCATGCCTGCAACCCCATCGAGGACCAGCCCTGGTCGTACCGGATGCTGTATGTGGACACCCGTTGGCTGGCCAGCCTCCAGCATGAGCTGGGACTCGATGCGAACCAGGGCTACCACCCCTTTGCCCGCATCCTGACGACCGAGCCCGGCCTCTACGCTGCGTTCAATCAGCTCTACGACGTGCTGACCGCTCCCGACGCCGAGCCCCTGCAACAGCAGAGCGCGGCCGTCGCCTTCTTCACGCAGACGCAGCAGCACCTGAATCCCTCGGCATCACCGCTGCGGCAGGCGAACGCCAGGCTGGAGCGTGCAGCCGACTTCATTAGCGACAACTGCACGCGCCCTCTCAAGCTCGAGGACGTCTGTCAGGCCGCGGAGCTGTCCGCGTCCTACCTCATCCGTGCGTTCAAGAAGCGCTACGGCATGACGCCCCATGCCTACCTGGTCAACCAACGCATCCAGTTCGCCCGCGCCCAGCTCAGGCGGGGCCACGGCATTGCCGAGGTTGCCCATGAGGCAGGCTTCGCGGACCAGGCCCACCTGCAGCGTGCCTTCAAACAGCTGCTGGCGGCCACGCCAGGGCAATACCAGGCGCCGTCCAAGGCGCTCGCTAGGACAGGAGCAGGTAGACAGCGCAGCCGATGA
- a CDS encoding PhzF family phenazine biosynthesis protein: MRPPRQGEVRVMQVTIVDAFTQTPGAGNRAGVVLDAAGLDAAAMQRIAAAVGASETAFLLSPPGESLVRLRYFTPTDEIDFCGHATVATFHLLAERGLLGRSGTYRLECAAGTLDVELEPVGAKGSRVWIVTPRNPFLESPVPVEQVMALVGGTAAMVDPSLPVRRNAHRLMIPLRRQADVWELAPKGGALAELLAPHGVKGVYVFTRETREAGSVAHSRYFVPGLGVAEDPVTGSASGPLGMYLASHGVVALPAGGGTVRARIEQGDAIGKPGRVEVEVTGSAGQPERARIGGVAVTVLEGTLRA, translated from the coding sequence ATGAGGCCGCCGCGACAGGGAGAGGTGCGCGTCATGCAGGTGACCATCGTGGATGCCTTCACTCAGACTCCGGGGGCCGGCAACCGCGCCGGCGTGGTGCTGGACGCGGCGGGACTGGATGCCGCTGCCATGCAGCGCATCGCGGCGGCGGTAGGGGCGTCGGAGACGGCGTTCCTCCTGTCGCCTCCAGGGGAGAGCCTCGTCCGGCTGCGGTACTTCACGCCGACGGACGAGATTGATTTCTGCGGCCACGCCACCGTGGCCACGTTCCACCTGCTGGCGGAGCGCGGGCTGCTGGGGCGCTCGGGGACGTACCGGCTGGAGTGCGCGGCGGGGACGCTCGACGTGGAGCTGGAGCCGGTGGGCGCGAAGGGCAGCCGGGTGTGGATTGTCACTCCGCGCAATCCGTTCCTGGAGAGCCCGGTGCCGGTGGAGCAGGTGATGGCGCTGGTGGGCGGCACGGCGGCCATGGTGGACCCGTCGCTCCCGGTGCGGCGCAACGCGCACCGGCTGATGATTCCACTGCGCCGCCAGGCGGACGTGTGGGAGCTGGCGCCGAAGGGTGGGGCGCTCGCGGAGCTGCTGGCGCCTCATGGGGTGAAGGGCGTCTATGTCTTCACCCGTGAGACGCGGGAGGCGGGCAGCGTGGCGCACTCGCGCTACTTCGTGCCGGGACTGGGCGTGGCGGAGGACCCGGTGACGGGCTCGGCCTCGGGGCCGCTCGGCATGTACCTGGCGAGTCACGGTGTGGTGGCGCTGCCGGCCGGGGGCGGCACGGTGCGGGCTCGCATCGAGCAGGGGGATGCCATCGGCAAGCCGGGGCGGGTGGAGGTGGAGGTGACGGGCAGCGCGGGCCAGCCCGAGCGGGCACGCATCGGCGGCGTCGCGGTGACCGTCCTCGAGGGCACGCTGCGCGCGTGA
- a CDS encoding aminotransferase-like domain-containing protein codes for MTSWTPQLRGRDGPLYKVIADALAADIDEGRLAPGTRLPTHRELAEKVGVTVGTVTRAYSEAERRGLIGGEVGRGTFVRHKDTPRHFPAPTPDTGDDALVELGLNWPATPPGDPAGTALRKTLDALQRSPRLAELLDYQPPAGTLAHREAGAAWLSRFGLEVGSEQVVVCSGGQHAMEVALCALTRPGDTVLAESLTYPGLKVLANRLHLRLHGVAMDEQGLKPDALEAACRSGAKVLFCLPNLQNPTGSVMPEERRRRIAAVVRKHGLTVVEDDAYGLLLDKRPPPLCTLVPESGWFIGGVSKLLAPGLRIGYLAAPAGVGTGRLAEEAVLATRMTPPLMAEVAARWIQDGTADELVVRRRREAQERLELAREVLGDLLPKPLRAPTYHLWLQLPAGWRAESFTAQARRRGVSVTPAELFTVGPATAPAAVRVCLGAPRTRASLEKGLRRLRETLEGGPEPLASIV; via the coding sequence ATGACAAGCTGGACGCCGCAGCTCCGGGGCCGGGACGGCCCGCTCTACAAGGTCATCGCGGACGCGCTGGCCGCGGACATCGACGAGGGACGCCTGGCGCCGGGCACGCGCCTGCCCACGCACCGTGAGCTGGCGGAGAAGGTCGGCGTCACGGTGGGCACCGTCACGCGGGCCTACTCGGAGGCCGAGCGCCGGGGCCTCATCGGCGGCGAGGTGGGCCGGGGCACCTTCGTGCGGCACAAGGACACGCCCCGCCACTTCCCTGCCCCCACGCCGGACACGGGGGACGACGCGCTGGTAGAGCTGGGGCTCAACTGGCCGGCCACGCCTCCGGGAGACCCGGCGGGCACGGCGCTGCGCAAGACGCTGGACGCGCTCCAGCGCTCACCGCGTCTGGCCGAGCTGCTCGACTACCAGCCGCCCGCGGGAACGCTCGCGCACCGGGAGGCTGGAGCGGCGTGGCTGTCCCGCTTCGGCCTGGAGGTGGGCTCGGAGCAGGTGGTGGTGTGCTCGGGAGGCCAGCACGCCATGGAGGTGGCGCTCTGCGCCCTCACCCGCCCTGGTGACACGGTGCTGGCCGAGTCGCTCACCTACCCGGGCCTGAAGGTCCTCGCGAACCGGCTGCACCTGCGGCTCCACGGCGTGGCCATGGACGAGCAGGGCCTCAAGCCGGACGCGCTGGAGGCCGCCTGCCGGAGTGGCGCGAAGGTCCTCTTCTGCCTGCCCAACCTCCAGAACCCCACCGGCTCGGTGATGCCGGAGGAGCGCCGCCGCCGCATCGCCGCGGTGGTGCGCAAGCACGGGCTCACCGTGGTGGAGGACGACGCCTACGGGCTGCTGCTCGACAAGCGCCCGCCTCCGCTGTGCACGCTGGTGCCGGAGTCCGGCTGGTTCATCGGGGGCGTGTCCAAGCTGCTCGCGCCCGGGCTGCGCATCGGCTACCTCGCGGCGCCCGCCGGAGTGGGCACGGGGCGCCTCGCGGAGGAGGCCGTCCTGGCCACGCGGATGACGCCGCCGCTGATGGCGGAGGTCGCCGCGCGGTGGATTCAGGACGGCACCGCCGACGAGCTGGTGGTCCGCCGCCGCCGTGAAGCCCAGGAGCGGCTGGAGCTGGCGCGCGAGGTGCTCGGAGACCTGCTGCCGAAGCCCCTGCGCGCGCCCACCTACCACCTCTGGCTGCAGCTCCCGGCGGGCTGGCGCGCGGAGTCCTTCACCGCGCAGGCCCGGCGGCGCGGCGTCTCCGTCACGCCCGCTGAGCTGTTCACCGTGGGCCCCGCCACCGCGCCCGCCGCGGTGCGCGTGTGCCTGGGAGCGCCCCGCACCCGCGCCTCGCTGGAGAAGGGCCTGCGAAGGCTGCGCGAGACACTGGAGGGAGGGCCGGAGCCGCTCGCCTCCATCGTCTGA